The following is a genomic window from Miscanthus floridulus cultivar M001 chromosome 14, ASM1932011v1, whole genome shotgun sequence.
cgacagggcgaattcgtcgttctcgctagggcgaatcgtcgttctcgctagggcgaatcgtcgttctcgctagggcgaattgtcattctcgctagggtatacaacaacggggcggcgttgctccgcatatacaacaacggggcgacgttgcttcgcatacaacacaacgtggcggtgttgctccgcatacaacacaacgaggcggcattgctccgcatacaacacaatgaggcggcgttgctccacatacaacacaacgaagcggcgttgctccgcatacaacacaacgacggtgttgctccgcatacaacacaacgaggccttcctctgcatatatcacatacaaacacatatcaacgtacgtaggggtcggcggtgatgggcgtctggaggcggtgatgacgaggcggcgaggggcgtggctggcggccgaggctcctcctcctcccttctccttcctcctcccttctccttcttccttctactcccttctccttcttccttctcccttctctcctccacctcccttctctcctctactaccctgctcctcctctcctccaatcCGGCGGTTCAGGGGGCAGGGCACCAGTCCGGCGGCGGGGACGACTGCGGCGGAGCAGGGCCGCGATGGGGATGGCCGCGGCGGAGCGGGACCGGGATAGCTACGGCAGAGCGGGGCCGGGCCGGGGACGGCCGCGGCAGAGTGGGGCCAGGGTGGGGACGGCCACGGCGGAGCAGGGCCGGGCCGGCCGCGGCAGAGCGGGGCCGGATGCAGCGGAGCGGGGCCGGGGTGGGGATGGCCGCGGCAGAGCAGGGACGGGCCGGGGTGGTCAGGGGGCGGCGCGTCGGCGAGCGCGCTTAGTCGGGGCGTGCGACGTCGGGGAGCCGATGCGCGTGCGGGCGCTCGCGAggtgcggcgtcggcggcggatcggacgagcggcgacgggtctgttagggcttggctcgacagtggggaggaggaagaagaggggctggggcgggcgcagaggctatataagggagaggacctttagtcccgggagccACCACCAGCCAGGACTgaaggccctttagtcctgggccctgttaacgcccgggactaaaggtcacacctttagtcccggctggtggtggtggtggcgctcgggactaaaggtttttggc
Proteins encoded in this region:
- the LOC136503790 gene encoding uncharacterized protein, with the protein product MGMAAAERDRDSYGRAGPGRGRPRQSGARVGTATAEQGRAGRGRAGPDAAERGRGGDGRGRAGTGRGGQGAARRRARLVGACDVGEPMRVRALARCGVGGGSDERRRVC